The segment TGCTCGTCGCGCGATCTCGGGCCGGGCGGCCAGCTCCGTCACCCGTCCACCGCCGCCGTCGTGCGTCGGGCGGTCGTAGAAGGCCTTCACGAGCACCAGCGAGGGGTCGGTGAGCAGGGGGCCGACGAGTCGTGCCACGAAGGCGGGGTCGAAGCCGCGCACGTCGGCGTCGAGGAAGACGCCGACGTCGCTCGTCAGGTGGGCCATGCCGGTGCGCATGGCCGATCCCTTGCCACCGTCGAACGCGGGATCGGGGTCCTCGGCGGTCACGACGACGGCTCCGGCCTCGCGTGCCGCGGCGGCGGTGTCGTCGCTGGAGCGGGAGTCGACCACGACCACCTCGTCGACCAGCGGCACGAGGTCGCACCAGGCGGTGCGGACGCGTCGCACGATCTCGCCGATCGTCGTGGCCTCGTCGCGGGCGGGCAGCACCACGCCGACGCGGCGTCCACGCTTGGCCGCCACCAGGTCGCCGAGCGGGGCGGACGCGGCGTGGGTGTGGGTGGCGAACCAGGGCTGCAGGTCAGGCAAGGCCGCGCACCGCCCTGGTCGGCGGTCGCTCACCGCGCAGGGTGGCCGTCATCTCCAGCACGCGCCGGGTGGCCGTCACGTCGTGGGTGCGGAACATGGCGCACCCGGCGGCAGCGGTGAGGGCCGTGGCCGCGAGGGTGCCCTCCAGCCTGTCGTCGGGACCGAGGCCGAGCGTCTCGCCCACGAAGTCCTTGCGGGACAGGGCCATGAGGACCGGCCAGCCGGTGGCGACGAGAGTGTCGGCGCGGCGCACCAGCTCGAGGCTGTGGAACGTGTTCTTGCCGAAGTCGTGGGTGGGGTCCACCAGCACGCCCTCACGTGGCACGCCGGCCTCGACCGCGGCCTTCGCCGCCCGGGTGGTCGTGGCGACGACGTCGGCCACGACGTCGTCGTAGCGGACGCGGTGGGGGCGGGTGCGGGGGAGCGCCCCGCCGGTGTGGGAGCAGACGTAGCCGAGACCGTGTCGAGCGGCCACGGCCACGACGTCGGGGTCGTGCCCGGCCCACGTGTCGTTGAGCAGGTCGGCGCCGGCTGCGGCGGCGGCGTCGGCCACCTCGGCGCGCCACGTGTCGATGCTGATGACGACGTGGGGCGCGGCCTCGCGCACCGCCTCGATGAACGGGATGGTGCGCCGCACCTCCTCGGCGGCGTCGACCGCGTCGCCCGGGCCGGCCTTCACGCCGCCGATGTCGACGACGTCGGCGCCGTCGTCGACCGCGCGCCGGACGGCGTCGAGCGCGACGGCGGGGTCGTACGTGGCGCCGCGGTCGTAGAAGGAGTCGGGCGTGCGGTTGACGATCGCCATCACGAGGGCCCGGTCCTGGACGACGCGGCGTCCGCGGAAGGTCAGGTCGGCCACGTCGTCAATCGTGTCAGAACGGTGGGAGGGGCGCCGGTCACGCGTCGACGGGGTGCAGGGCGATGGCGTTCTTCACGGCCGCGACGGCCTCGGCCAGGTCGGTCGCGACCTGGAGGCTGTCGACGCTCCACCCCGGCCCGCCGAGGATCAGCTCGGACTGGTCGCCGGCGGCGTCGACGACCGACGACAGGGCGCCCGCGTCGAAGTGCACGATCGAGGCCCAGAGGAAGACGGCCGCGGGTCGGAGGCGCAGGGTCATGGCCGAGATGGCGCTGAACGGCGTGCGCTGGCCGAGCATGTGGCAGCCGACGCCTTCCTCGGCGAGGGCGCACTGCAGGGCGAGCAGGGGCAGGACGTGGTGCTCGTCCTCGGCGCAGGCCAGCAGAACGGGGCGGTGGTCCTGGTGCCGAAGGCGTCGGGCGGCGAAGCGGGCCCGCAGGGCGGTGTGCAGCGCGTCGCTGACGAGGTGCTCGCCGTCGACGCCGATGTTGCCCTGGTACCACTCGTCACCGATGCGTCGCATGCTCGGCGCGATGTGGTCGCTCCACGCGTGGAGGGTGCCGAGATCCTCCAGCTTGCGCGTGAACAGCGTGCGCAAGCCCTCGGCGTCGTACGCCCGGGTGGCGGCCACGATGGCGTCACCGAAGTCGGCGGCGTCGCCGTCGACCTCGACGGGGTCGCCACTGAGTGCGGCGCGCGCCGCGGCCGCGGGCCCGAGGCCACTGCTGATGAGCAGGTTCATGCGCTCGAGCCGCTCGACGTCGGTGGCGTCGTAGCGGCGGTGGCCACCACTGCTGCGGGCGGTGGGGCCGAGCTCGTACCGGCGCTCCCACGTGCGCAACGTGGAGGCGGGCACCCCGAGACGAGCCGCGACCTCACCGACGGACAGGAGGATCTCCTGCCGCTGCGCGGTGCTCGGATCGGGCGGTGTCATGCCTCAACTATAGAACTTGTTCACCCGCTTGCCAACCTGAACAAGTTCGGGGTACGTTCTGAACAACCCCGAGATCGACCCCCGATCTCACTCTCCATGCAGCGAAGGAGCCCATCATGGCGAACCTCAAGAACCTGCCGCTTCCGCTGCAGGAGGTCTACGAGTGGCAGTACCAGGGCGCGTGCCAGGGCCTGGAGTCGGCGCGGTTCTTCTCGCCCGACGCCGAGCGCGGCTCGCGACGTCGCGACCGTGAGGCCGCCGCCAAGGCGGTCTGCGGCACCTGCCCCGTGATCACCGAGTGCCGCGAGCACGCCCTCGCCGCGCGTGAGCCCTACGGCGTGTGGGGCGGACTGACCGAGCACGAGCGCACCGCGATCCTGCAGCGCTCCGCCGACGTCCCAGCCTGACGACGTAGCCTGACGATCCGGCCTGGCCGACGGGCCGGCGCGACGGGCCCGCGAAGGCGATCGACCGCACAGCCCCGACCGCACAGTCCCGACCGCACAGCACAGCACTGACGAGCCAACCCCGACCTGCGGGGTTGGCTCTTCGGCTTCCACGGACCAGGTGCGGCAGGCTCGCGCCGACGTCAGTCCGCGTCGTCGGCGACCTTGCCCTCGGCCAGCAGTGCCGCGGCGTGGGAGTCCTCGGGCGGAGCCTCGGGGTCCACGCCGTCGTCGATCTGCTCGTTGATGTAGCGCAGCAGCACGGCGGTGGCCGCCGCGACCGGCACGGCCAGGAACGCGCCCGTGACCCC is part of the Aeromicrobium sp. Leaf245 genome and harbors:
- a CDS encoding glucosyl-3-phosphoglycerate synthase, with the protein product MPDLQPWFATHTHAASAPLGDLVAAKRGRRVGVVLPARDEATTIGEIVRRVRTAWCDLVPLVDEVVVVDSRSSDDTAAAAREAGAVVVTAEDPDPAFDGGKGSAMRTGMAHLTSDVGVFLDADVRGFDPAFVARLVGPLLTDPSLVLVKAFYDRPTHDGGGGRVTELAARPEIARRAPELAGFVQPLAGECAFVLDAFVDLPVVSGYGVDVGMLLQAVRKHGLDATAQADLGRREHDHQGLRALGRMALQVRAAFDLVLDDRDVVVDERWVPGRDADGAATLVAERVETRLLPPPGAGATSSTS
- the folP gene encoding dihydropteroate synthase — its product is MADLTFRGRRVVQDRALVMAIVNRTPDSFYDRGATYDPAVALDAVRRAVDDGADVVDIGGVKAGPGDAVDAAEEVRRTIPFIEAVREAAPHVVISIDTWRAEVADAAAAAGADLLNDTWAGHDPDVVAVAARHGLGYVCSHTGGALPRTRPHRVRYDDVVADVVATTTRAAKAAVEAGVPREGVLVDPTHDFGKNTFHSLELVRRADTLVATGWPVLMALSRKDFVGETLGLGPDDRLEGTLAATALTAAAGCAMFRTHDVTATRRVLEMTATLRGERPPTRAVRGLA
- a CDS encoding MerR family transcriptional regulator, coding for MTPPDPSTAQRQEILLSVGEVAARLGVPASTLRTWERRYELGPTARSSGGHRRYDATDVERLERMNLLISSGLGPAAAARAALSGDPVEVDGDAADFGDAIVAATRAYDAEGLRTLFTRKLEDLGTLHAWSDHIAPSMRRIGDEWYQGNIGVDGEHLVSDALHTALRARFAARRLRHQDHRPVLLACAEDEHHVLPLLALQCALAEEGVGCHMLGQRTPFSAISAMTLRLRPAAVFLWASIVHFDAGALSSVVDAAGDQSELILGGPGWSVDSLQVATDLAEAVAAVKNAIALHPVDA
- a CDS encoding WhiB family transcriptional regulator, translating into MANLKNLPLPLQEVYEWQYQGACQGLESARFFSPDAERGSRRRDREAAAKAVCGTCPVITECREHALAAREPYGVWGGLTEHERTAILQRSADVPA